The window tcCTTGTGAGACTGACGAATAGAGGTtgagactgatagacggtgtattcccACCGCGATGTCTGTCCAATTTCGttgtcacctccaaaacctagggtacattttatatctcaatcctttcaattagtgcatcttattttatttattaatttattcttgtttcagtttgttttggttataacaaactaatataattagtcagaggtttgaatttgtattttttaacgcagtccttccttttaattttgttgaCTTAACTCTACCAGTAGTAattttctctaaatatatatatgtgtgtgtgcaaaTATTTGCAAGTAACTTTGTAACTGGCCCTCTCGACAGTTTGAAATAAGAAATAGCATTGACAAGTCTAATTTTTTGACTTGATTAATTtcctttgtttttcttaacttgaAGGATGAATAATGTAATAGATAAACTtaaaattgtgtatatatatacatatatataatattttaatataaagtgaatatattatattattatcccAGAAGGGGACACCACCGTTGTTCCAGGTTCCTGTCAGCTGACAGTTTTCATGTCACGATAAAAAATTTCCgtacatttattttcagtataaacaaAGATaagattataaagttatttaaataaaatgtaagaaacaGTAAAGGTAGTTTGCCGTGTACTAATAGGTAATTCTAGGTATTTATAATTACACAGTTGAATGTAAATTGTGCTTGATTTGACCtaagaagttttattattattattactaacttGTGATGAATCATAAGACAAATTAGGCCTAGGGCTATAGAGTAGGTGTTTGCACTTGCATAATCCCTGTGAAATGTTGCAACCTAACTGAACTGTAGTTGTTGACGCAAGTCGAATGAAGTGGACCAAATCATCGAGATTTTTCTCAATGCTTCCAGCTTTCCAGTGTTTGATGGCTAACGCTTAAGGACCCGAAACAAGCAAGAAAGCGTAAAACTCTTAACACATTTTAGTTACAAGTGTCACTCTCAAAATATCCCATGATGCCTTATAAATCaaattcacaatatttattttcctcAGAATTAAACCCATTTGGTTTGCGGGagttaagttataaatataatttccaaaGATACAATTATAACCTGATTGAAGACTAAAAATGTATAACGTGTAGGTAACTTGTAGCCTGCTTtggttattttgaaaattttcatgaTTATATTAATAATCATATCATTGATGCTTGGAGTGCAGTTTTTAGCAGGTTACATTAAAAGTACAATATTCTTAAATCTGTTATATTTCCCAGGTCATCCAAACAACCATCCTCTGAGCCatttcttataaattattattatttctttggaGATGAAAATTGTACACAGTATTTCAAGTAAAGttaattagatattttatataattccCACATTTGACttcataaacatataattaagtatattctataattttgttataaagtttacTACTAGCAGCAAAGGACTGTTCTGATGACTCCAGTGACTTACCCATTATTATGCCAAGTTTATTTTCTTCAATCATGTTATTGAGTGGGTTTCCATATGTATTAAATGATTGTTCTAAATTATAACAACCTGTTAACAAACATGCATGGAACTCAAGGTCATTTGCAAAATATGTCTCCAGTTTATCACTTGATGCAAATCATTGTATAATACCTCAACAGTATCAATACACCCAAATTGTATAGTTATCAGCAAACTTTACTAATTTTGCCCATGTCAGTATTAGTAAtgtaaatgagaaaaataaaggtTCAAGCACTGACCCCTGAGGCACTCCACTTGTGAGTCAAAGTTCACTTAATTCAATACTAATGATCTCTTGCATTCTCCCATACAAccattttattattcatttaactAATCTTCTCTTGACCACTATCAATATAAATTTCATTGCTGATCTGCTTGTGGCACTTTATTAAAAGCTTTTTGAAAATACAACTGTACTGTGTCCACACCATTCCCTTTACCAACATGACTAATACCATCTTCATAAAAAGATAACGTTGTGTTGGCAAAATTTTCCTTTGATGAATGCTCGGGTTATTTcctataaatttttaataatgttgtttcTGTTGTGTTATGGCTTTGTTGGATACATCtgtgtatatatttcttttctatcTTCTAGAATATATTGCAACTTGAAATTCAAGTCAGAACTGATGAAGGTTTCCTAACAATTGAATACAACTACTACAGTGACACTAGATATTCTTACAAGAAGAGAGAGAATACCCATCATGTCCAGCAAAGTTccagcaaagtttaaagggaaacAAGCTCCAAATACAATATCATTTCGATTTAATCCTATTGAGGAAAATCTAGAGGTCTTAAGTGAAAAAGAATCAACTGAACagaaaactaatgaaaaattGGTTGCTGAAACTTTCTCTGTGGAAACAAAAGTACAGGATGATAAAGCAGAAATGCATCACAGCTCTATGTCTTTCAGTGATAAGGAAGAAGTAAGACCTTCACAAGATAATGTGACACTGACCAACCAAAGAAGTGTTGATACAAAATCATATCGTTTTACACCAGTAATGACAGAAACCAAATATGCAGAAGTGAGAGACACACAGGACTCTTTATTAGATGACAACAATAGTGAAAAAGATTCCAAACCAATAGAAAAAACCAAAGTATCTCACACATTCTCAGCTCCTTTATCAAACAAAGATGACAGAGAGTCTTCACCTATGAAAGAATGTGTAAAAGAATATTTTGCCAAGCTGGGCAAACGTTCCTCCAGTTTTGAGTCAGCTACAATTGTAGATGGTGAGCCAAGATCATTCTTTAGTGAAATAACTGAACGCTTTGCAAAGACTCTCCATGAAAAGATTAACAAAGATTCAGTTTCTGGTTCTTTTCCAAGAAAAATGGATGGAGAAAAGAAATTTAGTTTTACACATCAGGAAGATGAAAACAGCTTTCTCTCAGAGCACAAGGCAGAAGTTGAAGCCCCATCATCAGGTCCAGTAAAAGATACTGCTACTTTGAGtgaaaatatattgaatgaaaGTGCTGAAGGAATAGAGAAGGGTAAGGAATGTTTTCAAGAAGAAGAGCTTTATCATGATGATCAGCCTGGGTTAAAGGTGGAAAGTAAAATTTCATCTAGTCCCAAGCTTTCTTCAGGTTCCAGAGGATCATTTTCTGGTGTTACTTCTCTGTCTCAGCGGTTTAGCCGTCAGTCTCCCACCAAGAGTAATATTTCATCATCAGTAACCTTGTCATCCTTAATAGCATCGCAAACTTCATTTCCGAACCATGATGAAGACAGTGACGAAGAGTTATGGGAATTTATAGCACATGAAGAAAAAGTAGATGCCCAAATTTCACGTCCTGTTATTGTTGAAACACGTGATACATCAGGGTCCGAGCAACAAActgaattgtttaaatattacatagACATCATGAAGGATTGGTGGAAATCTGGCCTAAAAGCATATactaaaatttgtaatgtttttcacAAACAATTAATTGTAGTTCTGGTTGTTTTTTTGGCTTGTGCAGCTGTCCCGGTGTCATCATATGTTTCAGGCTTTATCATGGGCTCACTTCTTTCAGGATTTGTCTGTTATGTGTACTGGTGTGTATTTAAACCTCCTTGTGAGAAAGAGGTTCTCAAGATTCCTAATTATGAAACAGAACCTCCATTAAAGATTCCAGTGAAAGCTTCAGATGAACTGGATCACATCATTCACAAGGTAAGAAAATTGTAGATTTTATAATTGCACATCATGTTCAGagataaattatgtataataacACTACAAATTCACTTTATCATAAACCTGGTTTGTGGCTTAAGATTTGTAAAGTTATAGTTACCCACCACAATTCCCACCAATGAATTTGGATAtttgaaatatgtgtaatttcattgttgaatatttataatatggctgtaattaatGACTGAATGTGGACATGTTTACTTCTCAGGATCTTGCATACAGTGCAGATACAaagtaatgttttcaaaatacttaTAGTCCAGTGAGCTGGATCAGCACTTGTAGAGTGTTTCAGATATTCATGATTAATATTTTGAggattttttttccttctaaattacagtttgtgtattttaatgaaTACAAGCTTGTATAAACTGATGTGTACAGctactgtgtgtgtgtaatgtatagtgtaagactagataacTTGCTATTAACTCACCATTTACATTTGGTCTTTGTGCTGCACTATATTCTTAACACATGGAGTGGTTTATCTCAGGAGTGAGATATGACTGTTCATGAAAGTAACTGGAAAAGGAGCATTATTTGACTGATGTTATACAGAGACAATTAAAAAATATCTATTATAATACATTTCCAACTATACCTTATAAATGTTATGATAGCAGTTGATTACTTGCCTCTCTGTGTAGTTTTCCAACtcaacatttgaaaatataatttaaaatacatttttatgtatattagcACTATTTTTTCCCTCTGAAGAACAGTTAGTAGAATTTATATCCAAGCATTATATAATGCTTATTTAGATTATTTCATGGACAGTaattcaaaaaaatataaaaactttcatttttgtcTTGTGTGTATCTAACTCTCGATACTTAAACAGTTAAGATAACTcggatttttatatattttttcttgtctcctatacttgtatttatttttcccattcaaatttgaacatttttcgTTACCTTGATGTGTATGTTTCTGCATCTTCTGATTTGACTGTTAATATTTCAATTGATCTCAGTTTCTTATATCACTTAATGTTCTTGATACTTTTAAATGGTTTAACTTTGAATAGAACTGGAGTGTTAAGGAAATAATTAGCCATTTCTGATCTTTAATGCCCCACAGCCATTcattgaaaaagttattttagtCAATAGTAATGAAGTAACCCAAAGTTTTTACATACTCTTTTAACACTTAAAAAACTCATCTTTTTTTATGTGCTGCTGGTTGGACTTGGatagacatgtatatatatttatgtggtATGGATCACATAGTTTATTGTGTGGTTTTGTTTCAACAAATTCAACAGCTGAAACTGTATTAATATAGAACACAAAGAGCATTGTCATTTGATGTATCACTGGTCCTTATTAGCCCAACAACATCTTGTCAAGCTGTTGTTTTGTTCTAACATTCTCTTACCAGTTGTCACCATATGGTGGTGGAAATGTGTAGCTATCATATCGATTTTATCACAGCCAATGTAGCAAAAGTAGGAGTAGGGTTGCCTTGAAATAAATCATGCAAATAGTACTAcaaatttaacatttgttttttggtgtacagtagtttaatattttgtttgtgatgATTTGAAACAGAAATTTTGCAGTCATGCTCTTCTGTGGCTGGGAACTATAATTCCTTGGGGCTTCCTACCTGCACCTGAAGATAATTTCTGAGTATATTGGGCAGTAAACATATACTCAGTTATGTACATGTTGAGTAAATATTAAGTAGAGCATGACTAGAAGTCATTACAACTGTTTCAGTtgcttgtatttatttttattttaaggaatTTCATACCTTTATTGTATATAgtataactgttattaaaattggCATAGAATGTTTCAAGTTAGTgtgataataaagttaaaatccagacacaatatatttaaatttatttagtaaatatgTAGTAGTCTGTTAATTTTgcacaatttaatttttaatgataactttCACTTGAACATTTCTAGGGATGGATGAATGAGTTACCATTTGAGTATGATCCTGATACCTACCATGTGAACAACACCCAGTCTGTGTACGTCCGTCTAGATGGCCCTTCACTTCGCTTGTCCCGTCCAAAACATAACGTGCCAAAACGAGCCATGTGGAACGAACGCCGGCACGATTCAGTTTTTATACACCAAAGACACTACGATTTGCAAGGTGCTAGTGTGTTTTTGCCACCAGAAGGACTAGCCAGAAAAAGGTATAGATATATGTGAATAAAGACTGtgttcaatttttattataaaataaatctaattgTAATTTTTCTGTCTTTACTCTCCTTTATGAGATTTTACTGTCAAAGAACACTTTAGACTGTGTAGGTAAGCTTCACAGTGTATATGTAATCCAAAATGTATGCAATAATTGGTTGTGAAATATCGGCTCATGTTAACAATCTGGCTAAGTTAATGGTCTTATAAAGGAGTCATGTGTGGCTTTTGAAGGACAAGAGCACATGCATTGTGTAAATTCTGTAGTATCTTTATAATCCTTCACTTCAcataattttttagttttgtggAATCTAACATAAAACATAGTGACAAACATTAACTGATAAAACCTATATCCTAACTAaccaagaaatatattttcaagcttATAAGTTCTCATTAGCCTTGTGAGGCAAGGAGCATTCACATTCTGTAGATTACCAAATCTAAATGGTTCTAATTTAAAGCTTTTATGTGACTATGCTTTTGTAGAATGAGAAAACCGTGGTACAGAGACAGGTTTGATGATGTAATGCTAGTCTGTGCCAAAATGGAAGTGTTTGAAATAAGGGTTGTTTCTTGACAAAGTATCTATCATACTTGGAAAAATGTGATGaacattttcataatttcagCTTTTGATTGGTAGTTTTAGATATTGAAATATCAATTCAAACATTTTAGTGCAACTGTTTGTGATTAAACCTTTCTCTAGAATTAAGTTAAACATTCTTAAATGctttactaataatattaatattaaaactttaaagtatAGAGGATATGATTAATTGTAGTTGAAACATAGAAAGTGTGAGTTAACTAATCATTACATATCTGGGGTTTTGAGTCCATTTTACTTCAACACATAGTAgcttatattaatttatgtatgtaaataatcTCAGGAAATTTTGTCCTGTTTATTATACAGAAGGCTGACTGTTTAATGATtgtacatgtacatatatttatatttcagtgaaattaattaattacatccaaatgaagccaaataagtaaacaaaaacacgaggaaggactgcattaaaaacacaaATCCCAACTTCTGATTAATTATCTTATAACCATatattttaagccataaacaaaacacattaaaataaaacaaaatatgctgcttGTAGTTTAAACAGTGTGTCTGTGTCTAATTGTATGATTGATTGCTGGACACATGTCAGAATCAAAGGTACTGTGGTATTTAACACTTTGTAtgtataatgatttatacataACTATCACCTAGTGGTTTACGTGTACATTTTAAAATCTCACGTTATAACTTTTACCTgaggatctttttaaaaatatgagcgtattttgtttaattttaatttgttttgtttatggcttaaaatttatggttataatatgtatatgtatatatgctaaAGACttaattttcaccagaggtgaaattgaaaagaaaattttttgcATAGAAGTCTAATGCACTGCTTGATTGGCTGTACCAAATgctgtgtaatacagtttatcttTTTCAAGGGCTATCAAGACAGTTTGGGTCGGCAAACCGAAGAAATACAGTTAGGCCTCTTATAATGgtgatgtgtatataatatctatAGGGCATTAAGTCTGTTTTGTTTCAACCATATATAAACTGAATTAATTTAGATATGTGAATAATGGTATGACATTGTcaaatttgtattcaatattatgCAGAGAATCAACTTTTAATGATTGACAGCAGaggtaaaaatttatttttcatcagaGGTTCAGCCAATCAAAGAATGTATTAGGCCTCTACTTCTTAGATTTTCTTTCCAGTTTCACCTCTGGTGAAAAAGAAATCTGGAACGTGTATGTATAATGACTTATACATAGACCATCACCAAGTGATATACATGTAGTTTATATGTAACATGGCATCACCAAGTGATATACATGTAGTTTATATGTAACATGGCATCACCAAGTGATATACATGTAGTTTATATGTAACATGGCATCACCAAGTGATATACATGTAGTTTATATGTAACATGGCATCACCAAGTGATATACATGTAGTTTATATGTAACATGGCATCCCCAAGTGATATACATGTAGTTTATATGTAACATGGCAGACTTTCAAAACATATTCTGTGTACTTTGatacagtttctataaaattaaaatttaatgatttaCAGACAGAATTTAACAGAAACAGAAAATGGTAGAAAATACGGATGTATACCACTGTAATTACTATAAAACTATGTTAACCTCATacctaaaatattataataatggtaaatatgaatattttattattcagtacactgttatattacaaacataGTTTTCACATTTAGTAGCCCATTCTTAAAGTTAATCCagccaaaatatatttgaattcaAATCATATACATTTATCTTTAAACTACTGAAAGCtttcttgtttatttcatataatactgtCACATTTTATGACAGTGCAAACAAAAATCGGCATGGTTaatactgaaatgttttatttaattaagttttacacatttacagacTTTTGTAATGTTGTAGATTTAAGTTATTGTTGTAATTGCTAAATAAACACAAAGTATTGATTTCACAAAAAAGTGCCATTGTAGTTCCAAGATTATCTATGTCTGTGTAAAAAAGACTTTACTTAAGAAATCATTAATGAATACAAAGTTCTACTAGTTTCACAGTTTTTCATAAATCTTAATTTTCACATGTTTTATGTAATCATGTTTTCTAATGTGAGTGGCATAGTAATTAGCTTGCAGAGTTGTATTAATCAGAAGTTTAGCTTGAACATGCCCTCATTTTCAGCTGTGTGTTGCAGCCATTAAAGTTAATCCTGCTATTCATTTAAAGAGTGACCATGTAAACAGTGTCTATTTCTGACTGGTTTCCCTTCTTTGTAAATActatacagtttataaagttttatagatATGAAATGAATACTTGTTTATTACTACTGAAACATCATGCAAAATATCACTGAACCACAGAAAAATGagaagtaattgttttattttattatgattaaatttcTAACTCTATGATTGCTGGACACATGTCAGAATCAAAGACACTGTGCTGTTTAATATTGTtcttctgttgtatgattagactcactgtgctgtttaatattgttcttctgttgtatgattagactcactgtgctgtttaatattgttcttctgttgtatgattagactcactgtgctgtttaatattgttcttctgttgtatgattagactcactgtgctgtttaatactgctcttctgttgtatgattagactcactgtgctgtttaatattgttcttctgttgtatgattagactcactgtgctgtttaatattgttcttctgttgtatgattagactcactgtgctgtttaatattgttcttctgttgtatgattagactcactgtgctgtttaatactgctcttctgttgtatgattagactcactgtgctgtttaatactgctcttctgttgtatgattagactcactgtgctgtttactactgctcttctgttgtatgattagactcactgtgctgtttactactgctcttctgttgtatgattagactcATTGTGCTGTTTAATATTGTtcttctgttgtatgattagactcactgtgctgtttaatactgctcttctgttgtatgattagactcACTGTGCTGTTTAATACTGCTCTTCCGTTGTATGATTAGACTTACTGTGCTGTTTAATACTGctcttctgttgtatgattagactcactgtgctgtttaatactgctcttctgttgtatgattagactcactgtgctgtttactactgctcttctgttgtatgattagactcATTGTGCTGTTTACTACTGctcttctgttgtatgattagactcactgtgctgtttactactgctcttctgttgtatgattagactcactgtgctgtttactactgctcttctgttgtatgattagactcATTGTGCTGTTTACTACTGctcttctgttgtatgattagactcactgtgctgtttaatactgctcttctgttgtatgattagactcactgtgctgtttactactgctcttctgttgtatgattagactcactgtgctgtttaatactgctcttctgttgtatgattagactcactgtgctgtttactactgctcttctgttgtatgattagactcactgtgctgtttactactgctcttctgttgtatgattagactcATTGTGCTGTTTACTACTGctcttctgttgtatgattagactcactgtgctgtttaatactgctcttctgttgtatgattagactcactgtgctgtttactactgctcttctgttgtatgattagactcactgtgctgtttaatactgctcttctgttgtatgattagactcactgtgctgtttactactgctcttctgttgtatgattagactcactgtgctgtttactactgctcttctgttgtatgattagactcATTGTGCTGTTTACTACTGctcttctgttgtatgattagactcGTGCTGTTTACTACTGctcttctgttgtatgattagactcactgtgctgtttactactgctcttctgttgtatgattagactcactgtgctgtttactactgctcttctgttgtatgattagactcactgtgctgtttaatactgctcttctgttgtatgattagactcactgtgctgtttaatactgctcttctgttgtatgattagactcGCACAGAAACATTTAAGTATTGTTAACTTGAACAAGTCCTGGCATAGCTAGATGGTTAGGGCACCCaatttgcaggttcgaatcctaccATATATGCTCTACCCCTACACCCATGGAGGGCATTATAAgttgacaatcaatcccactattcattgttaaaagagttgcccaagagtttgGGATgagtgatgattactagctgccttccttcttgtctttcactgctagattaggggtgattagtgcagatagctctcaagtagctttgcatgaaattcataacaaactaaTCTCAGCAAGACTTCCACACCTTATTCATGTACTATTGTaactatgaaaaataaacttgtcaGCCCCTGTATTCAGCTTAATAATGATAACCCAGTGTCTGATGTTGGTAGTCATACTTGCTAGGGTTCTAATCTACATGATTCTTAAGTTATAAATGAACTGTATTAACTTATATCTACAGAGTTTCTATTAACATgcactgttttcattattaacataaccacaaatttagtaaaatatcatCTTTCATATGAAACATTTAGGTGACTTTGTTaactgtaaattaattaaaataaattaattaatt of the Tachypleus tridentatus isolate NWPU-2018 chromosome 13, ASM421037v1, whole genome shotgun sequence genome contains:
- the LOC143236753 gene encoding testis-expressed protein 2-like isoform X1, whose product is MSSKVPAKFKGKQAPNTISFRFNPIEENLEVLSEKESTEQKTNEKLVAETFSVETKVQDDKAEMHHSSMSFSDKEEVRPSQDNVTLTNQRSVDTKSYRFTPVMTETKYAEVRDTQDSLLDDNNSEKDSKPIEKTKVSHTFSAPLSNKDDRESSPMKECVKEYFAKLGKRSSSFESATIVDGEPRSFFSEITERFAKTLHEKINKDSVSGSFPRKMDGEKKFSFTHQEDENSFLSEHKAEVEAPSSGPVKDTATLSENILNESAEGIEKGKECFQEEELYHDDQPGLKVESKISSSPKLSSGSRGSFSGVTSLSQRFSRQSPTKSNISSSVTLSSLIASQTSFPNHDEDSDEELWEFIAHEEKVDAQISRPVIVETRDTSGSEQQTELFKYYIDIMKDWWKSGLKAYTKICNVFHKQLIVVLVVFLACAAVPVSSYVSGFIMGSLLSGFVCYVYWCVFKPPCEKEVLKIPNYETEPPLKIPVKASDELDHIIHKGWMNELPFEYDPDTYHVNNTQSVYVRLDGPSLRLSRPKHNVPKRAMWNERRHDSVFIHQRHYDLQGASVFLPPEGLARKRLWNKKYPICIAITNSKAFLTERSETSPNMSDLSPRKRTPLLSDKSASDTEEVTQGKSIMKSQKLIRLYLFARSGREKEEWYRRFQGASESVKYVVKYEDGQTSLKSEVIEDDSSHKSMDLSSIDTSVGAMMTNIKDDDISDEIKTKNNIDFTSYMAVLLGQDAVDQTTSTCTMKVKTATSGSPKTGSHSNISSMSLQNNLWLNAFVGRIFYDFFTQEYWSSIVTEKIQRKLSKIRVPYFIEELQLTDIDLGMSLPIIQRVSDPVIDKEGLWIDMDLTYQGSFQMTLKTQLNLLRLKKTYGSEIDLPSFSSERDEAIGIEKPSSKSYLYDSDEEDSAESSSDDELSTSAVDHTEEKSLVTSAHVTGTSTSKKILRFVDKLTQSRYFQQATENKYIKRAMEEVSNTPILLTVEVHGLVGTLAINIPPAPTDRLWYGFRGNPKLSISARPKLGEKKVTIGHVTEWIEKKLSIEFQKLLVMPNMDDLIIPIMYSGLKSSGSSRES
- the LOC143236753 gene encoding uncharacterized protein LOC143236753 isoform X2 produces the protein MSSKVPAKFKGKQAPNTISFRFNPIEENLEVLSEKESTEQKTNEKLVAETFSVETKVQDDKAEMHHSSMSFSDKEEVRPSQDNVTLTNQRSVDTKSYRFTPVMTETKYAEVRDTQDSLLDDNNSEKDSKPIEKTKVSHTFSAPLSNKDDRESSPMKECVKEYFAKLGKRSSSFESATIVDGEPRSFFSEITERFAKTLHEKINKDSVSGSFPRKMDGEKKFSFTHQEDENSFLSEHKAEVEAPSSGPVKDTATLSENILNESAEGIEKGKECFQEEELYHDDQPGLKVESKISSSPKLSSGSRGSFSGVTSLSQRFSRQSPTKSNISSSVTLSSLIASQTSFPNHDEDSDEELWEFIAHEEKVDAQISRPVIVETRDTSGSEQQTELFKYYIDIMKDWWKSGLKAYTKICNVFHKQLIVVLVVFLACAAVPVSSYVSGFIMGSLLSGFVCYVYWCVFKPPCEKEVLKIPNYETEPPLKIPVKASDELDHIIHKGWMNELPFEYDPDTYHVNNTQSVYVRLDGPSLRLSRPKHNVPKRAMWNERRHDSVFIHQRHYDLQGASVFLPPEGLARKRLWNKKYPICIAITNSKAFLTERSETSPNMSDLSPRKRTPLLSDKSASDTEEVTQGKSIMKSQKLIRLYLFARSGREKEEWYRRFQGASESVKYVVKYEDGQTSLKSEVIEDDSSHKSMDLSSIDTSVGAMMTNIKDDDISDEIKTKNNIDFTSYMAVLLGQDAVDQTTSTCTMKVKTATSGSPKTGSHSNISSMSLQNNLWLNAFVGRIFYDFFTQEYWSSIVTEKIQRKLSKIRVPYFIEELQLTDIDLGMSLPIIQRVSDPVIDKEGLWIDMDLTYQGSFQMTLKTQLNLLRLKKTYGSEIDLPSFSSERDEAIGIEKPSSKSYLYDSDEEDSAESSSDDELSTSAVDHTEEKTFQVDTEGKRKP